One window of Thermocoleostomius sinensis A174 genomic DNA carries:
- the thiC gene encoding phosphomethylpyrimidine synthase ThiC, whose amino-acid sequence MRTSWLVQRRGHANVTQMHYARQGIITEEMNYVAKREELLPEFIRDEVARGRMIIPANLNHPNLEPMCIGIAARCKVNANIGASPNSSNVEQELEKLRLAVKYGADTVMDLSTGGGNLDAIRTAIIQASPVPIGTVPVYQALERVHGKVEKLTPDDFLHVIESHANQGVDYMTIHAGILIEHLPLVKNRITGIVSRGGGILARWMLHHHQQNPLYTHFRDIIEIFKRYDVSFSLGDSLRPGCLHDATDAAQLAELKTLGQLTRTAWQHDVQVMVEGPGHLPIDHIEFNVRKQMEECSEAPFYVLGPLVTDIAPGYDHITSAIGAALAGWYGTAMLCYVTPKEHLGLPNAEDVRNGLIAYKIAAHAADIARHRSGARTRDDELSRARYNFDWNRQFALSLDPDRAREYHDETLPADIYKTAEFCSMCGPQFCPMQTKVDADALTELETFLART is encoded by the coding sequence ATGCGAACAAGTTGGCTCGTCCAGCGTCGGGGTCATGCAAATGTGACCCAAATGCACTATGCGCGACAGGGAATCATTACCGAAGAAATGAATTATGTGGCGAAGCGAGAAGAACTGTTGCCTGAATTCATACGCGATGAAGTGGCACGGGGACGGATGATTATTCCGGCTAACCTCAACCATCCCAATTTGGAACCGATGTGTATCGGTATTGCTGCGCGGTGTAAAGTTAATGCCAATATTGGTGCATCACCGAATTCATCAAATGTTGAACAAGAACTGGAAAAACTGCGGCTGGCGGTGAAGTATGGAGCCGATACCGTGATGGATCTGTCTACGGGCGGCGGCAATCTCGATGCCATTCGCACAGCGATTATTCAAGCATCCCCTGTACCGATCGGTACGGTTCCAGTCTATCAAGCGTTGGAACGTGTACATGGCAAGGTGGAGAAATTAACACCGGATGATTTTCTGCATGTGATTGAAAGTCACGCCAATCAAGGTGTGGACTATATGACGATCCATGCGGGCATTCTAATTGAACACCTGCCTCTAGTGAAAAATCGTATTACCGGAATTGTGTCTCGCGGTGGCGGAATTTTGGCGCGATGGATGTTGCATCATCATCAGCAAAATCCGCTTTATACTCATTTTCGCGACATTATTGAGATCTTCAAGCGCTATGATGTCTCGTTTAGCTTGGGAGATTCGCTACGACCGGGCTGTCTACACGATGCGACGGATGCGGCTCAGCTAGCGGAATTAAAAACGCTTGGGCAATTAACTCGAACGGCGTGGCAACATGACGTGCAGGTGATGGTAGAGGGCCCTGGACATCTACCGATCGATCACATTGAGTTCAACGTGCGTAAACAGATGGAGGAGTGCTCGGAGGCTCCGTTCTATGTGTTAGGACCGCTTGTAACCGATATTGCTCCAGGCTATGATCACATCACCTCGGCGATCGGGGCGGCACTGGCAGGTTGGTATGGTACAGCGATGTTGTGTTATGTCACGCCCAAGGAACATTTGGGCTTACCCAATGCTGAAGATGTGCGCAATGGATTGATTGCCTATAAAATTGCGGCCCACGCGGCTGATATCGCTAGACATCGCAGTGGAGCCAGAACTCGCGATGATGAGCTATCTCGTGCTCGCTATAACTTTGATTGGAATCGTCAGTTTGCTCTTTCCCTAGACCCCGATCGCGCTAGAGAATATCATGACGAAACCTTGCCAGCCGATATTTACAAAACGGCTGAGTTCTGCTCAATGTGTGGGCCGCAATTCTGTCCGATGCAAACCAAAGTTGATGCAGATGCTCTCACAGAATTAGAAACGTTCTTGGCACGTACTTGA
- a CDS encoding amino acid ABC transporter ATP-binding protein produces MIRTEFLSKSFGRLDVLKDISTEIKKGQVVAIIGPSGCGKSTFLRCLNLLEVPTRGRVYIGDIEMTNPKTDIKKVRQNMGMVFQHFNLFPHMTVLDNVTYAPIKVKKLSKAEAREEGMKRLEQVGLAEKAEVYPSRLSGGQKQRVAIARALAMQPQVMLFDEPTSALDPEMVKEVLEVMKGLAQTGITMAIVTHEMGFAREVADRIIFLDGGKIAEDAPPAEFFSNPRSERACQFLEKVL; encoded by the coding sequence GTGATTAGAACTGAATTTTTATCTAAATCGTTTGGAAGGTTGGATGTTCTTAAAGACATTTCAACCGAAATCAAAAAGGGGCAAGTTGTTGCCATTATCGGCCCATCAGGCTGCGGCAAATCGACATTTTTGCGCTGTCTAAATTTGCTGGAAGTGCCGACGCGAGGGCGAGTTTATATCGGCGATATAGAAATGACCAATCCCAAAACCGATATCAAGAAAGTTCGGCAAAACATGGGTATGGTGTTTCAGCACTTCAATCTGTTTCCACACATGACGGTGCTGGATAACGTTACCTATGCCCCCATCAAGGTGAAGAAGTTAAGCAAGGCAGAAGCGAGGGAAGAGGGTATGAAGCGGCTGGAACAGGTGGGCTTAGCCGAAAAGGCTGAGGTCTACCCGTCGCGGCTGTCGGGTGGACAAAAACAACGGGTAGCGATCGCCCGGGCTTTGGCTATGCAACCCCAAGTGATGTTGTTTGATGAACCAACCTCAGCCCTAGACCCCGAAATGGTGAAAGAGGTGCTGGAGGTGATGAAAGGACTGGCGCAAACTGGGATCACGATGGCAATCGTCACCCACGAAATGGGTTTTGCCCGGGAAGTGGCCGATCGCATCATTTTTCTTGATGGTGGCAAAATTGCTGAAGACGCACCGCCTGCTGAATTCTTCTCAAATCCGCGCAGCGAACGCGCCTGCCAGTTTTTAGAGAAAGTGCTGTAG
- a CDS encoding amino acid ABC transporter permease yields the protein MSFFTTFLASQTPSNIKPLKWFADFYTSVFRGTPLILQLAIIYFATPQLIGWSIPPFIAGVITFSLNSAAYNSETIRGGILGVDKGQREAALTMGVPYTMMMWDIVLPQAFKNILPALVNESIALLKDSSLVSTVGALDLMRRGQIVAAEKFIYFEPLIIVGLVYYVMVTGFTWLAQRFERRIRKSD from the coding sequence GTGAGCTTTTTTACGACCTTCCTGGCTTCTCAAACACCCTCTAATATTAAACCGCTGAAGTGGTTTGCTGATTTCTATACATCTGTTTTTCGAGGAACACCGCTAATCTTACAATTGGCAATCATTTATTTTGCAACTCCTCAGTTAATTGGCTGGTCAATTCCTCCCTTTATTGCCGGTGTTATTACTTTCTCTTTAAACTCGGCAGCTTATAACTCAGAAACCATTCGAGGAGGAATTTTAGGAGTAGACAAAGGACAACGAGAGGCTGCCCTAACCATGGGTGTTCCATATACCATGATGATGTGGGATATCGTACTGCCTCAAGCGTTTAAGAACATTTTGCCTGCTCTTGTCAATGAAAGTATCGCACTTTTGAAAGACTCGTCTCTGGTTTCCACGGTTGGCGCATTAGACCTAATGCGACGTGGTCAAATTGTGGCAGCCGAAAAGTTCATTTACTTTGAACCATTAATTATTGTGGGGTTAGTTTATTACGTCATGGTCACGGGTTTTACTTGGTTAGCACAGCGATTTGAACGGAGGATACGGAAAAGTGATTAG
- a CDS encoding IS5 family transposase, producing MSKAYPSNLTRAQYEVLSELIPAAKPGGRPRSVDLWEVLNAMLYVLVEGCRWRSLPGDFPAWQTVYTYFRNWRLDGTWISIHDQLHQWVRIDAQRYPSPSEAIIDSQSIKSAAGVHQQVGFDGGKLITGRKRFLTVDTLGLVLRVFVSAANLGEREGGKRVLKRVKRMKKKVSRLITIWVDGGFDGAPFLMWVMDVCRWIVQVVLRPEQTKGFSLLKKRWVVERTFGWLMGCRRLVRDYELLPETSETLIYLAMIRIMVRRLA from the coding sequence ATGAGTAAAGCATATCCCAGTAACCTAACCCGCGCCCAATATGAGGTTTTGAGTGAATTAATTCCAGCAGCAAAGCCAGGTGGTCGTCCTCGCAGCGTTGACCTGTGGGAGGTGCTCAATGCCATGCTCTATGTTCTGGTTGAAGGCTGTCGTTGGCGTTCTTTACCTGGTGATTTCCCAGCCTGGCAGACGGTGTACACGTACTTCCGCAACTGGCGATTGGACGGCACCTGGATTTCCATTCATGACCAGTTGCACCAGTGGGTTCGCATCGATGCGCAACGCTATCCTAGTCCATCAGAAGCGATCATCGATAGCCAAAGCATCAAGAGTGCAGCAGGAGTTCATCAACAAGTTGGCTTTGATGGAGGCAAGCTGATTACAGGACGCAAACGATTTTTAACGGTGGATACGTTAGGACTGGTTTTGCGGGTGTTTGTGAGTGCGGCAAACCTGGGGGAACGCGAAGGGGGCAAACGTGTCCTCAAACGAGTCAAACGGATGAAGAAAAAGGTTTCACGCTTAATCACCATTTGGGTAGACGGCGGGTTCGATGGCGCCCCTTTTCTGATGTGGGTGATGGATGTTTGTCGTTGGATTGTGCAAGTTGTACTGCGACCTGAGCAAACCAAAGGCTTTAGCTTGCTCAAAAAGAGGTGGGTGGTAGAACGAACTTTTGGTTGGCTAATGGGATGCAGACGGTTGGTCAGAGACTATGAATTATTACCAGAGACATCAGAAACCTTGATCTACCTTGCCATGATTCGGATTATGGTGAGGCGGTTGGCATAA
- a CDS encoding transporter substrate-binding domain-containing protein has product MKRRNFLFTSALSAVLAVTVAACGNSGSPTAGEGGRRLVMATSADYPPYEFVDSASGSQEIIGFDVDIAEYITNELGYELEIQNIDFNGLIPALQANRADFVMAGMTPTEERKQNVDFSDIYYEAKNTIVSRQGSDLTTTESLNGKTVGVQLGSIQEGAAKEIQGANVKSLNRISEMIQELKAGRVDALIIEDTVASGFVANNPDLQFTEIPTAGEAGSAIAFPKGSELRDEFNTVLREMQQNGTMEELVNKWFGENSPAAGQEAAS; this is encoded by the coding sequence ATGAAACGACGCAATTTTTTGTTTACGAGTGCTCTATCTGCCGTTTTAGCGGTAACTGTAGCCGCTTGTGGCAATTCCGGTAGTCCAACGGCTGGAGAAGGCGGCAGAAGGTTGGTGATGGCCACCTCGGCAGACTATCCTCCCTACGAGTTTGTGGATTCTGCTAGCGGCAGTCAAGAGATCATTGGGTTTGATGTTGACATCGCTGAATATATTACCAATGAACTTGGCTATGAGTTGGAAATTCAAAACATTGACTTCAACGGCTTAATTCCAGCCCTGCAAGCCAACCGTGCCGACTTTGTGATGGCGGGCATGACCCCTACCGAAGAGCGTAAGCAAAACGTAGATTTCTCAGATATCTACTACGAGGCAAAAAACACAATCGTTTCTAGACAGGGCAGCGATCTCACCACAACCGAGAGTTTGAATGGTAAAACCGTTGGGGTGCAGCTTGGTTCGATTCAAGAGGGAGCTGCAAAAGAAATTCAAGGCGCGAATGTCAAATCCCTAAACCGCATCAGCGAAATGATTCAGGAGTTGAAGGCGGGTCGGGTAGATGCGTTAATTATTGAAGACACCGTTGCCAGCGGCTTTGTCGCCAATAACCCTGATCTACAATTTACTGAAATTCCCACCGCAGGTGAAGCGGGTTCGGCGATCGCTTTTCCTAAAGGCTCTGAACTACGAGATGAGTTCAATACCGTTCTCCGAGAAATGCAGCAAAACGGCACAATGGAGGAACTAGTCAACAAGTGGTTTGGCGAGAATTCTCCAGCGGCTGGGCAAGAAGCTGCTAGTTAG